One Longimicrobiales bacterium genomic window carries:
- a CDS encoding DUF2007 domain-containing protein yields METTIRCPRCEQEIDAEGPACPACGHLHKGTLDCRRHPDRSAVGVCVVCGDPVCQECDSTDEMHHACPVHGGIPVIEGWAQIYTTSDDVEADLIKENLQSEGVDAAVLSQKDRSFGVELGDLSPVRVLVPAYDYLEAMRVLGQHMDGAGEVVFACPSCGEAFDPGDTVCSSCGTPLPTPAA; encoded by the coding sequence ATGGAAACAACGATTCGCTGTCCCCGCTGCGAACAGGAGATCGACGCCGAGGGCCCGGCGTGCCCGGCCTGCGGCCACCTCCATAAGGGCACGCTCGACTGCCGCAGGCACCCCGATCGCTCGGCCGTGGGCGTTTGCGTCGTCTGCGGCGACCCCGTCTGTCAGGAGTGCGACTCCACCGACGAGATGCATCACGCCTGTCCCGTCCACGGCGGCATCCCGGTGATCGAGGGCTGGGCTCAGATCTATACGACGTCGGACGACGTCGAGGCGGATCTGATCAAGGAGAACCTGCAGTCGGAGGGCGTCGACGCCGCTGTGCTCTCGCAGAAGGACCGCTCCTTCGGCGTGGAGCTGGGCGATCTGAGCCCCGTACGTGTGCTCGTGCCCGCCTACGACTATCTCGAAGCCATGCGCGTGCTGGGGCAGCACATGGATGGTGCCGGGGAGGTCGTGTTCGCGTGCCCCTCCTGCGGTGAGGCGTTCGACCCGGGGGACACCGTGTGCTCATCGTGCGGCACACCGCTCCCGACGCCGGCCGCCTGA